A single genomic interval of Gemmatimonadales bacterium harbors:
- a CDS encoding cell division protein ZapA, producing MSTTKNTVQVFIAGESFTVKSELPPEYTREVAAYLDTALRHVKTTMPSVETHKAAILAALQITDELFQARRGDRDGAARLSVLLDEVARLLPPNKRGGRAAGIPAPAD from the coding sequence GTGAGCACCACCAAGAACACCGTGCAGGTGTTCATTGCGGGCGAGAGCTTTACCGTCAAGTCAGAACTGCCCCCCGAGTACACCCGTGAGGTGGCTGCCTACCTCGACACGGCGCTGCGGCACGTGAAGACGACGATGCCGAGCGTCGAGACGCACAAGGCGGCGATCCTCGCCGCACTCCAGATCACCGATGAGTTGTTCCAGGCCCGGCGCGGGGACCGCGACGGCGCCGCCCGACTGAGCGTCCTGCTCGACGAAGTCGCCCGACTCCTGCCGCCAAACAAGCGCGGCGGGCGCGCCGCCGGGATTCCAGCCCCGGCCGACTGA
- a CDS encoding 3'-5' exonuclease: MTGLTAHPTSTLADRALALLAEGPVDAMVLARDVMGLAAAPPAVAARLAVALLGADPRVRQLDDGRWTLAGGAERSPLLSACTFAVVDVETTGMRASGDDRVTDIAVVLVQGDRVELAFDSLINPGCPISPQITALTGITDAMVANAPTFDAAADAILAALAGRVFVAHNVRFDWSFVNAELRRNRGLSLDGPRLCTVRMSRRLIHGLTSHALDHVTAHFNLDNGARHRASGDALVTAEILRRLLAMAMEQGATTLEDLEGLLSRKTR, translated from the coding sequence GTGACCGGACTCACGGCGCATCCGACCTCGACCCTGGCCGACCGCGCGCTCGCGCTGCTGGCGGAGGGCCCGGTGGACGCGATGGTGCTCGCCCGCGACGTGATGGGCCTCGCCGCCGCGCCCCCCGCGGTGGCGGCCCGCCTCGCCGTCGCCCTCCTCGGCGCCGATCCGCGGGTGCGCCAGCTCGACGATGGCCGATGGACCCTCGCGGGCGGGGCGGAACGGTCCCCGCTGCTGTCGGCGTGCACCTTTGCCGTGGTGGACGTCGAGACCACCGGCATGCGCGCCTCCGGCGACGACCGGGTGACGGACATCGCCGTGGTCCTGGTGCAGGGCGATCGCGTCGAACTGGCCTTCGACTCCCTCATCAATCCCGGGTGCCCCATCTCCCCGCAGATCACGGCGCTCACCGGCATTACCGACGCCATGGTGGCCAACGCGCCGACCTTCGACGCGGCCGCCGACGCCATCCTCGCCGCGCTGGCCGGCCGGGTGTTCGTGGCGCACAACGTCCGGTTCGACTGGAGCTTCGTCAACGCCGAACTCCGCCGGAACCGCGGCCTCTCGCTCGACGGCCCCCGGCTCTGCACCGTCAGGATGTCGCGCCGGCTGATCCACGGTCTCACCTCCCACGCCCTCGACCATGTCACCGCGCACTTCAATCTCGACAACGGCGCGCGGCACCGCGCCTCCGGCGACGCGCTGGTGACCGCAGAGATCCTCCGTCGCTTGCTCGCCATGGCGATGGAGCAGGGAGCGACGACCCTGGAGGACCTGGAAGGGTTGCTCTCGCGCAAGACCCGGTAG
- the pheT gene encoding phenylalanine--tRNA ligase subunit beta — translation MNVSRRWLEAFLRRPLESADVASRLAALGATVDAIEELHPGLGQVVVGLVRDTRPHPNADRLRLCDVDDGSGTMRNVVCGAPNVTAGRKYPFAPVGSTLPGGLTLEKRKIRGEVSEGMLCSARELGLGQEHDGILELTTDAAPGTPFLDVIDVADERLVVDVTPNRPDLLGHKGVARELAFSFGTTFRLPAVPGSDGPAMPTPVRAGAEATTGGVRVAIEDAAGCPRFLAAVLRGVRVAASPEWLRARVEAIGMRSINNVVDATNCVMFELNQPMHAYDVSRLKGPAVVARRARPGERLTTLDGADRALTGSMTVIADAEGAIGVAGVMGGAHSEVSPETTDLFLECAYFEPQGVRATRRQLGLSSEASYRFERGVDLWNGPEVLRRAVEIIQSAAGGTLDGEPVDLFPQVTHPPRIFLRPSRVAQVLGVDVPWDAIERYLVAIGATVVSKPEDGRIAVDVPGWRPDLVAEIDLVEEVARLHGYDNFPTELRPFRVGDLPNAPSEAIDAALRRGLVAEGLYEVQTLPLGPEDGPESVRLLNPLSAEEGFMRSRLLPALVRRVEGNWAAHTRDVRLFEVGTIFLKGAAGEPPREERRVAGVVTGAREPAHWSSAGKSPDADHWDLRSLFEAAAALAYPASRVQVEGGDWVASTPDGRVVGRAGALKADAPPWAAPVLGFEIQIDATPRSTPAFVPLPVNPAVTRDLSLVVPAEATAADLGEAIRRAAGKLIEAVLVLDEYRGSGVPAGHRGLAFRLRYRAPDRTLRDQEVDASVTKVLKVLRERHGIELRAS, via the coding sequence GTGAACGTCTCCCGTCGCTGGCTCGAGGCCTTTCTCCGCCGCCCCCTGGAGTCCGCCGACGTGGCGAGCCGGCTGGCCGCGCTCGGTGCCACCGTGGACGCCATCGAGGAACTCCATCCCGGACTGGGCCAGGTGGTCGTCGGGCTGGTGCGTGACACGCGGCCGCACCCGAACGCCGATCGCCTCCGGCTCTGCGACGTCGACGACGGGAGCGGCACCATGCGCAACGTCGTCTGCGGCGCGCCGAACGTCACCGCCGGCCGCAAGTATCCCTTCGCGCCGGTCGGCTCGACGCTGCCTGGCGGGCTCACACTCGAGAAACGCAAGATCCGCGGCGAGGTGTCCGAAGGGATGCTCTGCTCCGCGCGCGAACTTGGCCTGGGCCAGGAGCACGACGGCATCCTGGAGCTCACCACCGACGCCGCGCCCGGTACGCCATTCCTCGACGTGATTGATGTCGCCGACGAACGCCTGGTGGTGGATGTCACCCCCAACCGTCCCGACCTCCTGGGTCACAAGGGCGTCGCGCGGGAGCTGGCCTTCTCATTCGGCACCACCTTCCGGCTCCCCGCCGTACCCGGTTCCGACGGCCCGGCCATGCCGACCCCGGTGCGCGCCGGCGCGGAGGCGACGACCGGCGGCGTGCGCGTCGCCATCGAGGATGCGGCGGGCTGTCCGCGATTCCTCGCCGCCGTGCTGCGCGGCGTGCGCGTGGCCGCCTCGCCCGAATGGCTTCGCGCCCGGGTCGAGGCGATCGGCATGCGGTCCATCAACAACGTGGTGGACGCCACCAACTGCGTCATGTTCGAGCTCAACCAGCCAATGCACGCGTACGACGTGTCGCGGCTGAAGGGCCCCGCCGTCGTGGCGCGGCGTGCCCGGCCCGGCGAGCGTCTGACCACCTTGGACGGGGCCGACCGGGCACTGACCGGGTCGATGACCGTCATCGCCGACGCCGAGGGTGCGATCGGCGTGGCAGGGGTCATGGGCGGGGCGCACTCCGAGGTGTCGCCGGAAACGACGGACCTCTTCCTCGAGTGCGCCTATTTCGAGCCGCAGGGAGTCCGTGCCACGCGGCGCCAGCTCGGGCTGAGCAGCGAGGCGAGTTATCGCTTCGAGCGCGGCGTCGATCTCTGGAACGGCCCGGAGGTGCTGCGCCGCGCGGTCGAGATCATCCAGTCCGCCGCCGGCGGGACGCTCGACGGCGAACCGGTGGATCTCTTCCCGCAGGTCACCCACCCGCCCCGGATCTTCCTCCGCCCCAGTCGGGTGGCACAGGTCCTCGGCGTGGACGTGCCGTGGGACGCCATCGAGCGATATCTCGTCGCCATCGGCGCCACGGTGGTGTCGAAGCCGGAGGATGGCCGCATCGCGGTGGACGTGCCCGGCTGGCGCCCCGACCTGGTGGCGGAAATTGACCTGGTCGAGGAGGTCGCCCGGCTCCACGGGTACGACAACTTCCCGACCGAACTGCGGCCCTTCCGGGTCGGCGACCTGCCGAACGCCCCCTCCGAAGCCATCGATGCGGCGCTTCGGCGCGGGCTCGTGGCCGAGGGCCTCTACGAGGTGCAGACCCTTCCCTTGGGGCCGGAGGATGGCCCCGAGAGCGTGCGGCTGCTGAATCCGCTCTCTGCCGAGGAGGGATTCATGCGGTCCCGGCTCCTGCCGGCGCTTGTGCGCCGGGTCGAGGGGAACTGGGCGGCGCACACCAGGGACGTCCGCCTGTTCGAGGTGGGGACCATTTTCCTCAAGGGAGCCGCCGGGGAGCCGCCGCGCGAGGAGCGTCGGGTGGCCGGCGTCGTGACGGGTGCCCGGGAACCGGCCCACTGGAGCTCGGCGGGCAAGTCGCCGGATGCAGATCACTGGGATCTCCGGTCCCTGTTCGAGGCGGCGGCGGCTCTGGCGTATCCCGCGTCGAGGGTGCAAGTTGAAGGGGGCGATTGGGTTGCCTCCACACCGGATGGGCGGGTCGTGGGCCGGGCCGGAGCGCTCAAGGCCGACGCGCCGCCGTGGGCGGCGCCGGTCCTGGGGTTTGAAATCCAGATCGACGCGACCCCCCGATCGACGCCCGCCTTCGTGCCCCTGCCGGTGAACCCCGCGGTCACGCGTGACCTCTCGCTGGTTGTTCCAGCCGAGGCGACGGCGGCCGATCTCGGGGAGGCGATCCGGCGGGCCGCCGGCAAACTGATCGAGGCGGTCCTCGTGCTCGATGAGTACCGGGGTTCTGGCGTGCCTGCCGGCCACCGTGGCCTCGCTTTCCGGCTCCGGTACCGGGCCCCTGACCGTACGCTGCGTGACCAGGAGGTGGACGCCTCGGTCACCAAGGTTCTCAAAGTCCTGCGGGAGCGGCATGGCATCGAACTACGAGCGTCCTGA
- the rny gene encoding ribonuclease Y, with the protein MLDLPILPFVGGVLIGLSVALLIIVILQLRQRAAGRDVVATARAEAASLARSSKADADQLLRSAQADADRVTADARRLAESARTDAILAGKMETLALREELDKEVQSRREEWARQDRRAEERERTHDRRQEQLTALEAGIQTREASLTAREQAVAAREREVDALKAEQSQRLEQIAGLTADEARREVLRGAEETARSEAAALVRDVKEQARKGAEREAQRIVSIAIQRIAPDHTATTTVAAVTLPSDEMKGRIIGREGRNIRAFEMATGVDVIIDDTPDTVVISCFDPIRREVGRRALEALIADGRIQPGRIEDIVAKVRAELDTQLVEIGERAAFDTGINGLHPELIKLVGRMRYRTSYGQNILEHSKEVASLAGIMAAELGVDVKLAKRGAFLHDIGKVLTHDSEGTHVELGVEVARRYGESAAVIGCIHAHHDDVPHESTESVLVQAADGISGSRPGARREAFESYVKRLTKLEEIANGFNGVEKTAVIQAGREIRVIVTPDRVNDTQAAELSEQIARKIENELQYPGQIRVVVIRETRSVEVAR; encoded by the coding sequence ATGCTTGACCTGCCCATCCTCCCCTTTGTCGGGGGAGTGCTGATCGGCCTATCGGTCGCCCTCCTGATCATCGTCATCCTCCAGCTTCGCCAGCGTGCCGCCGGCCGGGACGTGGTCGCGACCGCCCGCGCGGAAGCCGCCTCCCTCGCCCGCAGTTCGAAAGCCGACGCCGACCAGCTCTTGCGCTCGGCGCAGGCCGACGCCGACCGGGTCACTGCCGATGCCCGCCGGCTGGCGGAGAGCGCCAGGACGGATGCCATCCTGGCGGGGAAAATGGAGACGCTCGCCCTCCGCGAGGAGCTGGACAAGGAGGTCCAGAGCCGCCGGGAGGAGTGGGCCCGGCAGGACCGGCGTGCCGAGGAGCGGGAGCGGACGCACGACCGGCGCCAGGAGCAGCTGACGGCGCTGGAAGCGGGCATCCAGACCCGCGAAGCCTCGCTCACTGCCCGGGAGCAGGCGGTCGCGGCGCGTGAGCGCGAAGTGGACGCCCTCAAGGCGGAGCAGTCGCAGCGGCTGGAACAGATCGCGGGGCTCACGGCCGACGAAGCGCGGCGCGAGGTGCTGCGCGGGGCGGAAGAGACGGCTCGCAGCGAGGCGGCGGCGCTGGTGCGCGACGTCAAGGAACAGGCCAGGAAGGGCGCCGAGCGCGAGGCGCAGCGGATCGTGTCGATCGCCATCCAGCGGATCGCGCCCGACCACACCGCCACCACCACCGTCGCCGCTGTCACCCTGCCGTCGGACGAGATGAAGGGGCGGATCATCGGGCGTGAGGGCCGGAACATCCGGGCGTTCGAGATGGCCACCGGCGTCGACGTGATCATCGATGACACGCCGGATACCGTGGTCATCTCCTGCTTCGACCCGATCCGGCGCGAGGTCGGCCGCCGGGCGCTGGAGGCGCTGATCGCCGACGGCCGCATTCAGCCGGGCCGGATCGAGGATATCGTCGCCAAGGTGCGCGCGGAACTCGACACGCAGCTCGTCGAGATCGGCGAACGGGCGGCGTTCGACACCGGCATCAACGGCCTGCATCCGGAACTGATCAAGCTGGTCGGCCGGATGCGCTACCGCACCAGCTACGGACAGAACATCCTGGAACACTCCAAGGAGGTGGCGTCGCTCGCGGGAATCATGGCCGCCGAACTCGGCGTGGACGTCAAGCTGGCCAAGCGCGGCGCGTTCCTGCACGACATCGGCAAGGTGCTCACCCACGACAGCGAGGGCACCCACGTCGAGCTCGGCGTCGAGGTGGCCCGGCGCTACGGGGAGAGCGCGGCCGTCATCGGCTGCATCCATGCCCACCACGACGACGTGCCGCACGAGTCCACCGAGTCGGTGCTGGTGCAGGCGGCCGACGGCATCAGCGGTTCCCGCCCCGGCGCGCGGCGCGAGGCGTTCGAGAGCTATGTCAAGCGGCTCACCAAGCTGGAGGAGATCGCCAACGGGTTCAACGGCGTCGAGAAGACCGCCGTCATCCAGGCCGGCCGCGAAATCCGCGTCATCGTGACGCCGGATCGTGTGAACGACACGCAGGCGGCGGAACTCTCCGAGCAGATCGCCCGCAAGATCGAGAACGAACTTCAATATCCGGGTCAGATCCGCGTCGTGGTGATCCGGGAAACCCGCTCCGTGGAGGTGGCTCGATGA
- a CDS encoding MBL fold metallo-hydrolase encodes MPLTHSFSIGSLRCHTLEAGLQRLDGGAMFGVVPRTLWTRRITPDDRNRIPLAMRCLLVEHPDGLVLIDTGLGNKEDPKFTDIYGIENTGDPGPTQLEDALLELGYRPGDIRWVINTHLHFDHAGGNTTAMPLPGGGTEVRLSFPEATYLVQRGDLDFARHTNERTRASYLTHNFEPVAAAGKFRLLEGDGEVLPGIRVRVTPGHVPYHQSVLVSDGPDTLVFLADLIPTSAHLPLPWIMGYDVEPLRTLESRRAILRDAVNGGWLLLFEHDARVAYGRAVEAKGGAALMDEVLAPGVDAA; translated from the coding sequence ATGCCCCTGACCCACTCCTTCTCCATCGGCTCACTCCGGTGCCACACCCTCGAGGCCGGCCTCCAGCGCCTCGACGGCGGGGCGATGTTCGGCGTGGTCCCCCGGACCCTCTGGACCCGGCGGATCACACCCGATGACCGGAATCGCATTCCGCTGGCGATGCGCTGCCTGCTGGTGGAGCACCCTGACGGGCTGGTCCTGATCGACACCGGGCTGGGGAACAAGGAAGACCCGAAGTTCACCGACATCTACGGCATCGAAAACACCGGGGACCCGGGGCCGACCCAGCTTGAGGACGCCCTCCTCGAACTGGGGTACCGCCCTGGGGACATCCGTTGGGTCATCAACACCCACCTCCATTTCGACCACGCCGGGGGCAACACAACGGCCATGCCGCTGCCCGGCGGCGGCACCGAGGTGCGCCTCAGCTTTCCGGAGGCCACCTATCTGGTCCAGCGGGGGGACCTCGACTTCGCCCGGCACACCAACGAACGGACGCGGGCCAGCTACCTCACGCACAACTTCGAGCCCGTCGCGGCCGCCGGGAAGTTCCGCCTCCTCGAGGGTGATGGCGAAGTGCTCCCCGGCATCCGGGTGCGTGTCACGCCGGGTCACGTGCCGTACCACCAGTCGGTGCTGGTTTCCGACGGCCCAGACACGCTCGTCTTCCTCGCCGACCTGATCCCCACGTCGGCGCACCTTCCACTGCCGTGGATCATGGGATACGACGTGGAGCCGCTCCGCACCCTCGAATCCCGGCGGGCCATCCTCCGGGACGCGGTGAACGGGGGCTGGTTGCTCCTGTTCGAGCATGATGCCCGGGTGGCATACGGGAGGGCCGTGGAGGCCAAGGGGGGCGCCGCCCTGATGGACGAGGTCCTGGCCCCCGGCGTGGACGCAGCTTGA
- the pheS gene encoding phenylalanine--tRNA ligase subunit alpha: MAESHPQSLLDALRPRLAAVPELDAAALDAEQIAVLGRKSGALTALLRSLATLPPDERKAVGAAANELRQAFEAAFQARSAALSADSGPAAAGLDLTMPGRRRWVGAEHPVTKVVEEICEIFHGLGFNRAVGPEAETEWMNFGALNFPADHPAMDMHDTFYLDVGGDVRPGDGKAVLLRTHTSPVQIRTMMGGPPPYRVVIPGVVYRKDPFDPSHAPVFAQIEGLAVDEGISFVDLKGTLLHFARQFFSASTKVRFRPSFFPFTEPSAEMDVSCYLCGGSGCSACKGTGWMEILGCGMVHPKVLENCGVDAETYTGFAFGMGPQRIAMQRYGIPDIRLLYEGDMRFLDQMGRAP; the protein is encoded by the coding sequence ATGGCCGAGTCCCACCCACAATCGTTGCTCGACGCCCTCCGGCCCCGCCTTGCCGCCGTGCCGGAGCTCGATGCGGCCGCCCTCGACGCGGAACAAATTGCCGTGCTCGGACGGAAGAGCGGCGCGCTGACAGCCTTGCTGCGGTCGCTGGCGACCCTCCCGCCGGATGAACGCAAGGCGGTCGGCGCGGCGGCCAACGAGCTCCGGCAGGCGTTCGAGGCGGCGTTCCAGGCCCGGTCGGCAGCGCTCTCCGCCGACAGCGGACCGGCCGCCGCCGGCCTCGACCTCACCATGCCGGGCCGCCGCCGCTGGGTGGGCGCGGAGCATCCCGTCACCAAGGTGGTCGAGGAGATCTGCGAGATCTTTCACGGCCTCGGGTTCAATCGCGCCGTCGGACCCGAAGCCGAGACGGAGTGGATGAACTTCGGCGCGCTGAACTTCCCCGCCGATCATCCTGCCATGGACATGCACGACACATTCTACCTCGACGTGGGGGGCGACGTCCGCCCCGGCGACGGGAAGGCCGTCCTCCTCCGGACGCACACCTCGCCGGTGCAGATCCGCACGATGATGGGCGGCCCGCCGCCGTACCGGGTCGTGATCCCTGGCGTCGTGTACCGCAAGGACCCCTTCGACCCGTCGCACGCCCCAGTGTTCGCCCAGATCGAGGGACTCGCGGTGGACGAGGGCATTTCGTTCGTCGATCTCAAGGGCACCCTGCTGCATTTCGCGCGGCAGTTCTTCTCCGCGAGCACCAAGGTGCGCTTCCGCCCGTCGTTCTTCCCGTTCACCGAGCCGTCCGCCGAGATGGACGTGTCCTGCTACCTCTGCGGCGGCAGCGGCTGTTCCGCCTGCAAGGGGACCGGGTGGATGGAGATTCTCGGCTGCGGCATGGTGCACCCCAAGGTGCTCGAGAACTGCGGCGTGGACGCGGAGACGTACACCGGCTTCGCCTTCGGCATGGGTCCGCAGCGGATTGCCATGCAGCGCTATGGCATTCCCGACATCCGGCTGCTCTACGAGGGCGACATGCGGTTCCTCGATCAAATGGGACGGGCCCCGTGA
- a CDS encoding redox-sensing transcriptional repressor Rex: MRKIADSTVRRLSLYLRFLEEFEGQGIETISSGALAGRGGTTSAQVRKDLSFFGSFGKRGLGYSVPELVQALRQILGLTRHYRVALIGAGKIGSALVQNRGFRRRGFDFVAIFDRDPAKIGQSLGGVPIEDVAQLEASLGRHQADIAVLVTPPEVAQSVADRLVGLGIKSILNFAPLQLVVPADVTVKTVNLALELEALAYHLANPN; this comes from the coding sequence ATGCGGAAAATCGCCGACAGTACCGTCCGACGACTCTCGCTCTATCTCCGGTTCCTGGAGGAGTTCGAGGGGCAGGGAATCGAAACGATCAGCTCCGGGGCCCTCGCCGGCCGAGGGGGGACGACTTCTGCGCAGGTGCGGAAGGACCTCTCCTTCTTCGGCTCCTTCGGGAAGCGCGGCCTCGGGTACTCCGTGCCTGAACTGGTGCAGGCGCTCCGGCAGATTCTCGGCCTGACGCGCCACTACCGCGTGGCGCTCATCGGTGCCGGCAAGATCGGCAGCGCGCTGGTGCAGAACCGTGGATTCCGTCGCCGGGGATTCGACTTCGTGGCGATCTTCGACCGGGACCCGGCCAAGATCGGTCAGTCGCTCGGCGGCGTGCCGATCGAGGATGTGGCGCAGCTCGAGGCGAGCCTCGGCCGGCATCAGGCAGACATCGCCGTCCTGGTCACTCCTCCCGAAGTCGCGCAGTCAGTGGCCGACCGTCTCGTGGGGCTCGGCATCAAGTCGATCCTGAATTTTGCGCCGCTGCAGCTGGTGGTCCCCGCCGATGTCACCGTCAAGACCGTCAATCTCGCCCTGGAGCTCGAGGCGCTGGCCTACCATCTCGCCAATCCGAACTGA
- the rplT gene encoding 50S ribosomal protein L20, producing the protein MPRVKNGPAHHARKKKIMKAAKGGFQSRSKLYKAAKENVERGLAYAYRDRRKKKSEFRALWITRINAAARQHGLSYSRFMDALKHAGVEVNRKVLADLAVRDADAFAAIAEVAKAHVAKAEVAKAAH; encoded by the coding sequence ATGCCTCGCGTAAAGAACGGTCCCGCGCATCACGCCCGGAAGAAGAAGATCATGAAGGCCGCCAAGGGTGGCTTTCAGTCGCGCAGCAAGCTGTACAAGGCCGCCAAGGAGAACGTCGAGCGCGGCCTGGCGTACGCCTACCGCGACCGCCGCAAGAAGAAGAGCGAGTTCCGTGCGCTCTGGATCACGCGCATCAACGCGGCGGCCCGCCAGCACGGCCTCAGCTACAGCCGCTTCATGGACGCCCTCAAGCACGCGGGCGTGGAAGTGAACCGGAAGGTGCTCGCCGACCTCGCCGTCCGCGACGCCGACGCCTTTGCGGCCATCGCCGAGGTGGCGAAGGCGCACGTGGCCAAGGCAGAAGTGGCCAAGGCCGCGCACTAA
- the folD gene encoding bifunctional methylenetetrahydrofolate dehydrogenase/methenyltetrahydrofolate cyclohydrolase FolD, with amino-acid sequence MTARILDGKALGLAIRQEVAADVATLAAAGITPGLAVVLVGEDPASQVYVRSKGRACEEAGMHSVTIRLPATTTQDELLATIDKLNADPAIHGMLVQLPLPKGMDSDKVLRRINPLKDVDGFHPENVGKLVTGDPTAFRPATPYGIQQMLIRSGIETKGAHAVIVGRSNIVGKPMANLLIQNGPGGDATVTVCHSRSRDLPSLTRQADILIVAIGKAEFLTADMVRPGAVVIDVGINRVDDATREKGYRLCGDVDYEPVAAIASAITPVPGGVGPMTIAMLLKNTLQAAELTRAG; translated from the coding sequence ATGACCGCCCGTATCCTCGACGGCAAGGCCCTGGGCCTGGCCATCCGGCAGGAAGTCGCCGCCGACGTCGCCACCCTCGCCGCCGCCGGGATCACGCCCGGCCTGGCCGTGGTGCTGGTGGGCGAGGATCCCGCGAGCCAGGTGTACGTGCGCAGCAAGGGGCGCGCGTGCGAGGAGGCGGGGATGCACTCCGTCACCATCCGGCTGCCCGCCACCACCACGCAGGACGAACTGCTGGCCACCATCGACAAGCTCAACGCCGACCCGGCCATCCACGGGATGCTGGTCCAGCTGCCGCTGCCGAAGGGAATGGACAGCGACAAGGTGCTCCGTCGCATCAATCCGCTGAAGGACGTCGACGGCTTTCATCCCGAGAATGTCGGCAAGCTGGTGACCGGCGACCCGACCGCCTTCCGTCCCGCCACGCCCTACGGCATTCAGCAGATGCTGATCCGGTCGGGCATCGAGACCAAGGGGGCGCACGCGGTCATCGTCGGGCGCTCCAATATCGTCGGCAAGCCGATGGCGAATCTCCTGATCCAGAACGGTCCCGGCGGCGATGCCACGGTGACCGTCTGTCACTCCCGGTCCAGGGACCTCCCGTCGCTTACGCGGCAGGCGGACATCCTCATCGTGGCGATCGGCAAGGCGGAGTTCCTGACGGCCGACATGGTGCGCCCCGGCGCCGTCGTCATCGACGTCGGCATCAACCGGGTGGACGACGCCACGCGCGAGAAGGGCTACCGGCTCTGTGGCGACGTCGACTACGAGCCCGTCGCCGCCATCGCCTCGGCCATCACCCCCGTGCCCGGCGGCGTCGGCCCCATGACCATCGCGATGCTGCTCAAGAACACCCTGCAGGCCGCCGAACTCACGCGGGCCGGGTGA
- the rpmI gene encoding 50S ribosomal protein L35 has translation MPKMKTKRAAMKRFKKTGSGKLKRFHANHSHILTKKSRKRKNKLKKVAYVSSADFPRVSRLLQA, from the coding sequence ATGCCGAAGATGAAGACCAAGCGGGCCGCCATGAAGCGGTTCAAGAAGACGGGGTCGGGGAAGCTCAAGCGCTTCCACGCCAACCACAGCCACATTCTGACCAAGAAGAGTCGGAAGCGGAAGAACAAGCTGAAGAAGGTGGCCTACGTGAGTTCGGCCGACTTCCCACGCGTCAGCCGCCTCCTCCAGGCGTAA
- the infC gene encoding translation initiation factor IF-3, protein MAGGVPLSTDRDKRVRVNRQIRISPVRVITAEGEQLGVLPIEEALAAAQDRGLDLVEVAPTARPPVVKIMDYGKFKFEEAKAARAAKKKQHVIQLKEVKYRPGIDDHDFDFKTRHAREFLGDGNKVKVTLMFRGRQLAHIDLGRAVLDRVIAALADVGKVEMDAKLEGRNMTMVIAPK, encoded by the coding sequence TTGGCCGGAGGCGTTCCACTGTCCACAGACCGCGACAAGCGCGTACGCGTCAACCGTCAGATCCGGATCAGCCCGGTGCGGGTCATTACGGCAGAGGGTGAGCAGCTCGGTGTGCTGCCGATCGAGGAGGCGCTCGCCGCCGCCCAGGATCGGGGGCTCGACCTGGTGGAGGTGGCACCGACCGCCCGTCCCCCCGTCGTCAAGATCATGGACTACGGCAAGTTCAAGTTCGAAGAGGCCAAGGCGGCGCGCGCGGCCAAGAAGAAGCAGCACGTCATTCAGCTGAAGGAAGTGAAATACCGGCCCGGCATCGACGACCACGACTTCGACTTCAAGACCCGCCACGCCCGTGAGTTCCTCGGCGACGGCAACAAGGTCAAGGTCACGCTGATGTTCCGGGGCCGCCAACTGGCCCACATCGACCTTGGTCGCGCCGTGCTCGACCGGGTGATTGCCGCCCTGGCGGACGTCGGCAAGGTCGAAATGGATGCGAAGCTTGAAGGCCGCAACATGACGATGGTGATCGCGCCCAAGTAA